The sequence attttcagtATGTGAATCCCCTATAATTTTTCCATTCCATTCATGCCTACTTCTTCCAATACTAAATAATTGTCTTTTAAAGTTGTTTCTACCTCTTAACCTATTATGTCACTTCGCTAAATCCTTACCACATGTATTTTTCTCGTGCAGTTACCTCCTCATGGACCTCTGGTGGTAAAAAGAGCTGTGAACCACTTTTTACAGGTTTAGTTGTCTAACAAGTTCTGATTcatgatatttaattttgtacaatCCTCCAAAGTCTTGATTCTAAACTTTGCTGATCTTCCATCTACCCATGATATTTGCTAAGGAAGTATCtttctgtttctttttatttggaattttttcatctttttatgtGCATACTGAGGCTCATCAAAGTTCCAATCCTTAAGTTCCGTTATTTTCTTAGAATGAGTCTTGCAGAGAATTTAAAGTGTTCtagtaatctcatcattttgAGAATTCTCCAAGGATAACATGATTAAAATGTACAGGTGTAACTGTTGACAGTTTAACAGGATAACATTGGTACCAAACAACTAGAACTCTAGAAGTAATCATTGATTCTTTAACAAAAGTAAACATGTCATTTCTCTCTCCTTTTATATTCCCCTCATGTTTCCTGCAATAAAACCCAATACCAATCAAGCtggtatttttaatttgttaaatcacattaagaatgaaatttgaAGCTGGTATTTAAGTTTGTTAAGTTAcattaagaatgaaatttaggcaaaatgacataaataacaTAATGCTTATCAAGctgatatttaattttctatatgcGGAGGTACTGACCATTTCTATTCATTATTGTTTGATTGCAGAAGAACGCGGGTGATATAATGGTTATTGACGTTCGGTGTGTTCCAGCCGATTTTCATGCCAGATATAAAGCTCAAGAACGCACGTAGGCATCAATATCTTCTTGATCACGTAGAATAATACTAAATATGTACATGCATATGTGATCCAAGTAACATGCCATCtctcaaaattgattttttcaatGTCTATGGGAAAGGTTAGCTGCTGGGAATAGGCTTCTGTCCGGCTAGGACGGTGTTATTTACGTGTATGTCACTGCTCCTGATTGTTCTCTAATCCATTCTGAGAGTCGATGTTTAACAGGATAGCAGTGGTTATATTTAAAGTAACTGTTTATTTGGATAAGGGGTTGACACACTCGATATTTAATTCATATATGAACTAGTATATGCTAAATTTAGGTTTTCCCGTCTTTCCGTGTGACACATGCTTATGAGATCAATGACCGAGTGCTGGTCATTGGGAATCTTCTTTTTAGGTACTTCTACCGATTGTTATCTGGACCGGAGCCAGTATCTAGCTTTGAGAGGGACCGGGCTTGGCATGTGCCTGAGAATCTGGATCTTCTTGCCATGCAGGTTGACTAGCTGCACATATATGTTTAAGCTTAGTATTATTATCCCATATAACGATCTTGTTTGTGTATTTTCCAGAAAGCATGCAACATTCTTATTGGACGTCATGATTTCAGTTCTTTCAGAGCAGCTGCTTGTCAGGTTTCCTATCCTTTGGACACACAATAAAAATCTAAttatgattttcaaaaaaaaaataatctctaacTGATACACTATATTTCTTCTCTACTTTCAATCTGTTCACAGTTAATCTTGACTTTTTCCCTCAGGGATTTCTAggttatgaaaaaaaaaacttaaacgTTTTACAATGAAATTGGAGTAATGAATAATTCAACAAGCTAGCTTGCCAGTATGCCTCTTCTTctccatctttttattttttttatcatcaaaaGAATTTGGAGTAGAGGAGGTATACTGGAAAACTAGCCTGTTGAACTATTCATTACTATTGCGTGAAAACCAAGTGCTGACATAAGTTAAGATGAGGATGTGGTATAGTTTTATTGGATATGTAGGAAAGTTTCACTTATGCTCTAGGTTAAAGGAAGCAACTTCACGACTCTTTATTGCCATTGGTTGAGATTTTACATCTCATTACTTTACTTCATTTCCCCTCTTGCTATTTTCCTATATAGAAAATTGGATGAACTTAAAATTTAAGGTTTGTCTCTTAACACTTCAAACATTAACAGGCCAACTCACCCATCAGAACTCTGGATGAACTTAATGTTATTGAGGTCGTTTCAACTCCTTTTTTTCCGTCAATCTCAGAGAGACTAAAGAGCAGTAGTGTCATGGAGGATCCAACTGTATACTTGGGTTCAGACACCAACCACTCCCAAATCTCTTTTAACACCAATGAAGAAAAGTTGGAAGGTTCAAACGGTGAGGCTTGTCAAGAATTTGGCCTTAGAAGAAGACACTGTTGCTTCGTGGTAACCGCAAGGGCACGATCTTTTCTTTACCATCAGGTTGGTATTTGTTTCTTCCAACTGTTATTATCTTTCCTTTTAACTGTTTTTTATTGCTGCCCTCCCCCCACCCCAACCTATGAATATACTAATGAATAAGTAATACAGTGTGTCAAAATTGGACATGGGAAAAGAAGTTCTTTATCTAGTCTTATTATACCCCAAATCCAACAATGATAAACAGAGTATGGAAATTGGACATGGGAAAGGAGAACTTTCAATATCAGATTAATTAATCTTATTTTTAGGTGAAACTCTTTCTTATTCTagatttctgaaatttttgaaatgtttcagAATAATAACGTCAGTAGGTCTCCTTGCCGAGTTAATCGTGTTGCATGAGATGAGTTTCAGAAATTTTTGGCTTCTGGTTCTGTTTTTTGATGTTTGTTATTAGTTTTTGAGCAGGTATATGTTTTGTTCTGAATTGAAACAATAGAAGTGGAGTAATCTTGATACAATTACAGAAAGACTTGAGACATGGGAATAATATGTCATCAAATTTGTCTCTCTTTTTTAACTGATTATCTTATCCGATTTGTCAATCTTTATACAAATAAGTTTCACATTCAACTCCTAAAAATAAGTCTCATGCAGGTTAGGCTGCTTGTTGGAGTCCTTAAGTCAGTTGGGGCTGGTGATCTGACAGATCCAGATGGTATGTTCTTATGCAAAACGTTTAATGTCTGTCAGCAGATAATAGCGGATTTTTAGTCTGGCCACTAATTGCTCTTTGATGCATCATTTCAGTAAAACGCATCCTTGAAGCAAAATCCATTGCTGCAGCACCCCCGATGGCTCCTGCTTGTGGTCTTTATCTTGGACATGTCAAATATGATTTGCCTCCCGAGAATAATCAAAGCTAATAAGTAGTATTTATTAGCAGACTTGTTTGATATTCTCTGAGCGTATTTCTTGATCGAGCGAATTGAACAGCTTCTTATTAACAACTAGCATTGTTTGCAATGAGGTGGATGCAAGTAGTTGGTATCAATTAGATATTTTGATTCGTTATGTTATGGTCAACCTTCTGGAACATCTAATGTAGGGAATTGAAACATATTGTGGATTGTAAAACTGATGATTATATTGTCATATTAAGTTTCAACTCTCCACGTGAGATGTTTCTTGAAGGTTGATACCACCATACCCTAACAAATCAAGATGCCTGTTTGTCTGTTTccagaaaaaaattgattttgctGTATTAGGTTGGAGAGAAAACAAAAGGCACTACTAGTCTAGGATGTAGTTGTACACCAACTTTCGTTGTTACAGTTCATGTAATCTGGTTGTACATGTATCAAACATGCTGGTTTCATTTATGCACTTATTTCCTGTTAATTTTACCTTTGCTTCCGATGTTATGCTATATTAGTTGTTATATCAATGACCTTTGGTTCTGCAAATGGCTTGGCAATTTCAAATTTGTCTCCTTGATACAAAGATAATTGCAGTAGCCATTAAGGTTACAAACGCTCAACTGAAGAGGGTTGtatcattattcttgaataGTAAATGCCAGACAATCTAGTCCTGATTCTTGTGTTTACAATCTAATGGGAGAGTTTATTACCCTCAAAATACATTATACAACTCGACCTACCGTACACCTCCACAACcgaaaaaaaagaactttggaTTCACATATTCATTAGTCAATAAAAAACCTACTTCATCAGCATGGAAATAGCTGAACGAATGGAGCTCTTGCGAGTGGTGGAAGTGGAACCCCCACGCTTAACCAGTGAATGTGGTCCATTCCAGACAGATCTTTGATCATCAGCAAACAGAACTCGAGATAAATCCATAGCTGTTGTATTTTCAAGATAACGCAAGTTCTCCCACATCTTGGCCTTCTTGTACTTGTCTTGCAATTCCTGCTCAAAATTTCACCacccaaaacagagttacaacACAATGGAAGTTGAAAGATACTGAATTTGTTTACTGTAAAACCTGGTATAATAGACTGATGAAAAACATTATTTCCAGCTCAGTTTTCtcccaaaaaacaaaaaaaaaaaaatgtttcagATTTCACTGGATTGGTTCAAGTGGCAGTAGCTCAGATAGTATTATGCACTTGACATGGACTTCTACTCCAGAAATTCATTCAtgcaaattttcaattttagcaTATGTTTTTCTTCAGTTTGTTTCAATAGCTGTAAATTAGTGGCTGCCATTCAAGTAGGAATATGCAATTTCACGAATAATAAGGTATTGAAGAATGTATAAACAATACTTATTGCAGAGTATTTGCTTTCAATTGCTTACCTTTGGCCTCTGCAGCCCAGTTAGAGCATTTTCATTCCCATGCTGCAGATTTTCTTTTCCACTGTCATTCAGCAATTCTCGACCTGGCTCCCCATTTTGCTTCTGATCATGTGCTTTGTGCTCATCTAAAGATGTATAACCTGACTGCAAATGCTCAGAAGTGACCCCCGTTCTTTTACTTTGGATTCCCATTTCACTCCTCATCCCTTCCCCTAGCTTCTCACATAAAGCGTCCTGATTTTCAGACAACTTTCTCTCTGCTCCTTTTTCTTGCATAATGGTGTCAACATCTGTCTCTGGTGAATTCTCCACATTTGATGAGGTGTACTCTCGACTTTCTACAGGTGAAGTTTCCTTTTCagaaagaaaatggagaaaCAACAGTTAGAAAGGAAATTGTATCAACACTATCAGAATGGtcacaaaaaaattggaaacAGAATAACATCTCTATGCTCAAGTCATTAAACAAATATGTAATGCGGAGATCCATTTAAACCAACATTCTTACATACTCCCTCCATCCCATATTAGTTGATCACTTTTCATTTGCACAGTgctaaagaaatcataaataagaaaataattttactaattcacCCCTTGAAAACTTCTTGGgaatttacaaataaatgtgatcactttcaaaaaaaaattaattgcaaggctaatatagaaaaaaattttaattaatgcaTTCTTGATTTAGTAAAGTGGACGACTAACATGGgataactatttttagtataatgaTCAACTAATGTGGGATGCAAGGGAGTATATCAAAGCAAGTCTTAACCAGCAAGATATCCAGAAAGCAATCATTTCAACAAAGAAGCACAAACCTATTGATACTCCAATGGATTCTAATGTTAATTGGTGGAGAGAGCCTTTGATAGACACATAACCAGCATCAGAGACTTGTAAGCAAGCTTTATTACAATCTCAGAATTACACGACTCAATATCTGATTTGATGAGTGGATACTCAGTTCCTTCAAGGTCTTTGTGAGAGTCATTAAAATGTACTAACCTGATTcctaaggaatatcaagggctCTCTCCAAGCAAGGTTTGTTATATGAGGACAGGGGAATTCACATATTGGTGGGAATTCTGATGCAGATTGTGCAAGTTCTCCTACTGACTTATGGTTAACTAGCGGATATTGTATCTTCAATCCAAGAGATCTTATATCTTAGAAAATCAAAAAGTAAATCTGATGAGCAGTTGAGCACGTCAGGTACAGATGCAGCGTCTTGAGCCATGTACTCAGCTACTTGTGAGCTAATATGGTTAAAGCAGTTTCTtcaacaattaaaaattaaaggaaaagatGAACTGATCACTAATTTGAGAGAAGATGCACTACATAAGGCTTCAAATCCCGTATTTAATGGGAAAAACAAAGCACGCAAAGACACTGTTAGGCAAAATACTGAATTAGGACGTATTCGACGAGCTTCGTCAATTTCGACTGACTGGttattactccctctgtccaatttatgtgacactctTCTTTTTTAGTTAATCCCGAAAAGAATGACacatttttatattcaataataattttaccttaaaCTTCTAAAAATTGTAATGGAGGGAGTAGATATTACAAAGTACTTTTAAATCCTGTATCCAAAACAATTGTAATAAATAAAGAGTATACAATATGTATGTCCCACCATGAATGGAGTGTTAacaattttgtaaatattatgCATAGTCTAGGATCAGATAAGATCATTTAGGATCAATTAAGAAGATTCTTTGTCTGTAATTATGTATTCTTGCATTCTGTTCTAAAATGTGAATGTTACAATTTGAGCCCACAGTAGGTTCTCTTCTTTATCTACAGATTCTAATCGACTACCTAATCTAAACCCTCAACTATAAAATATTCCAAgcattttacaaaaaaatatataaaatcagAGGTAAAAGGAAAAGGTTTTAAGTACCTCGGGCTTCATGCCATCTGGATAATCATCACTAGCCTCGCCTTGGTCATCCAAGGACCGAGTGATCTCCTCCCGCTCCTGCCTGCGCCGTATCATCACACATATAGCACAAAGGCAGCCTTCTTTGTGCTTCTTGAGCCTGAACAAAGTCCAATAAAATCAAGGGAAAAATTTACACTTCGAGTGAGTATTAACAGTAAATTGGTACCAGAGTACCCTCTTTGTAATTTTTCCAGTTTCACCAGTTTATAGCACATACCGGAACATATCGAAAAGTCTGGGTGAGTAGGTTTTAGTACTTTTTAAAACAGAGAGAATGTAAGGCAGAGAAGTGTGATACAGTTCCTAATTGGTTGACCTAATGAGTCAAAAACCACTAAATAAGATTCTGCATCATTTACATTACCAAATATTTGTATCtcttaattgttatttttaccAGGCCAACAAATAAAATGGTAACTCTGCCCGTATCAGCTATCTTTGGCATTAAAAATTATCAGGCAAATATATTATCAGCAAATTCcaacttttatgaaataaaatttacttcTTTGACTGCTTTTAGAATTTTTAGATCCTTTATTTAGTTCTAAAATTAAATACTCCAAACTCTCCTAAGCTATGTAAAAGAGAATCTCAACCTTGGTTAAAGAGTCCATTGCAGTGTTCTTAATGGTGCTCGCCATTCACCAAAGGCGCTATGGCGAGGCGAGGCGACCACGCAACGCCATTTCTCAGTGAGGCGTGGCGAGATCAATCAGGCGATGAGAGGCGACGTGAGGCAACGTAAGGTCGACCTGAATGGCGGCGCCATCTgatttacaaattttaaaaaggtcTTGAATTAATAAGATAagtcaaaattagggttttttccATATTTCCAGTCAGTCGTGACTCATGTTTCTTCTCCTCAACCTCGCGATCTCTTCTTCTCCTTCAGCGACTCGCGCAAAAGGTATGGccccttttctttcttcttctcttcttttcttcgtTTCTTCTCTTCAGTCCTctacttttcttcttttcttctgtTCAATTTCTTGTGAAGTGAATCTTAAATTCTGAAATCTGAAGTTCTGAACTGATTGCTGTCTTCACTCTTCACTGCTCTTTTTTTTCCTGTGTTTTCTTCACTGCTCTGTTTTTTTCCTCTGTTTACTTTGTTCACTGTAAAATGCTGCTGAATGCTACTGCTTTAACAGTGCTgtctgttattttttttaaaaaaaaattaattctataGTAATTAATATAGTATTTGATGGCGAAGCAGGCCCTAGTCGCATTTTGTCGCCTCTCGCCGTCCAAAACACTGGTCCATCGGGATATTGAAGCTAGGCTAACTACAGATATTAAGCTAAGTTCTCTTATTTTTCATTCCATTATCTGGTTCTCTCCCATTTCGTACGCCCTAGCAGTGACCTCCCATGAGTGCTTCTCTCTGAAGTGCTTCTCTCTGAAGAGTGACCTCCTTATGAGAACCTCCTTCAAGATATCTCATGCTCTGTGCATCTAGTTCACCAAGTCCTGTCCTGCCAATGCCCAATGGAGCATCACCCTTCCCTGATATCCCTTTCTCTTGCACTTATAACCAGCCATTTAACTCCCTTAGCCAGCTCACCTAATCCTTGACTTCGTCCTTCTATGAAAAACACTCCCCACTCACCTAGCCAATTCCATAAGTATCGACTCTCCACCACTGAATGGCTTACTAATTGTGTCAGCAGGAAGAATGCATTTTCCCAACAGAGGGAAAAGATATGTACCatccaaaaaaattttaataaaagaaagtaCTTTCATTGGATATGTAAGATCCGCCTAAAACTATGGGAAGAAAAAAGAGTCAGCCAATTATGAGAGGAATACCATTTGGTAGGGATGGTAAAATGCAGCAGAATAAGAGTAGTTGTAGCACATAGTTCCTTCATAAAGGCGGACATCTCCTGAGACTTCATCACTTCACAATATAGCAATTAACATGCCTAGTTTGAAAAGGAgtataaatgtccattttctgTTTTAGACTAAAGATATAATTATCAGTGATTTATCATCTTCCATCTCCAACCCTTATCAATAAAAATGTAGAATTAACATATAAAGATTTTCATCTCTATAAACTTTTTTTCTGGTTGTATAATTCTTAACTGATATGGTAAGCTCCCTCTCCGGGAGCCCAGCAGGGTCCTTCCCACTTAGCTCTGTTGGTGGCTAGAACACCAACCTTATGGTTCGAAGTGGAGGTGCAGGTGTCTTTACCACTAGGGTAACTCTCTTGTTCTTTTTCTGGTTAAAGAAACGTTTTTTTTCTTATCTGATAATAAGTGTCCAATTTTTCCACATTtatatcataaaaacatatctaGACCCCGCAAACAAGTGATGGCCAATGAGGAAAAAACATAAACAGAACATAGATCAACATACCCTTGAAGCCTTTTGTTGTGTTTGTGAGTTAAAGAACCACTTTTTGTAACTTCCTTTCCATGACTTGAAGGTGTAGTCTCCTTAATTTGACTGCTTTCAGCACCTAATAAGGTAAGAAGACGTGTATTAAATGCTGATTAACTATTTTAAGACTGAAGCAAGGTACATCTGTTAATATGCGACATTGATGAAAAAAGTCTAATTGAAAGACTTgcagaaaaaagaagaaaaacatataAGCAAATTCAGCAGAGTGataatgatatgaaaatatattagGTACAAGAGAGATTTACTTTGCAGATGATCACTATATAAGCCAGCTGCTGTCCAGTACTTTGCGAAGTTCTTTTTCACCCGCTTCATGAGCtccataacataatcacctttattattatacttgtagCAGTTTTCCCATATATACTGCACATCCTTATAGACGTCCTCGGAATTCATGTATTTGCCACCACTTTCCAGATTACTGCATATTGTCCCGAAATCCATAGGTGTAGTTATGACATCAAAATAATCCTGTTCCACACACCAGTTGAATAAGAATTTATTAATGTACTAGATGAAGGGGAAAAGGGACTAGGTAAAGCATCCAAGAGATTTTGTGACAATATTCAAAAGACCAAGACTACAATCTCTACATACTTCTGTGCATCACTATTCACTTCAGAAGGGTTTTCTTCATATTCCTAGGTAAAACCAGTTTCCTGCTATTTAGAGGTGTAATATTTTGAACTTCAGTAATGCCACAAGCAACTTGTTTCAATGAAGGTTGGAGTGATGTTGACCCAAAAAGATACGGACTTTTTCAGTCTACATGAAAACTATTTACAATAGTATTAGtcaatcaaataaattttcaacGGTTCTCTGTTACTTTAACAAAACCCTCCTACATGGACATGGGATTCctaattgttgaatttaaacCTCCAAAGCCAACTCTAGATGACATTACATATTAtggaataaaagaaatataagaaaaaaaatcatttacttACAGGAATTCCAAGAGCAATAGGATCGACTGGAGTATTGAAGGGCTCTGCAGCatccattttcataatttttcttataaCCTAATTAACAAGAAGTTACATAAATCAGTATAAAAGCGATAATGTGAAGATGTCTTTTAAGATTATGAATCCCCTTAGCATGGTAACCTATGTTTAAACTGTGTTTGGTCCATGAAAGAGATGGGAGGTGGGGAGGAGGAAAACAAAAGAGAAGTTCATTGATGTTTTCAGTATTTACTATCACTACAGTGAAGGCAAGGGTGAAAGGAAAGTAAAAGGTACATAAATTCTCATATTCGCCCAATCTTGGAGGGGCTAAAATAGTTAGTATGGAGGGGTAACTTCCCATTATACTTGTGCTCAACTTTAGCTTCCCTGCCAACTAACAGGCAACAGCTATACCAAACCACACATGGCATACGGAATATGTTTGTTTAAATGTACATCTTGTGAACATGCCAGGATAAATAGGTTCTTTGCCATGCTTACCTCCAAAGCAGTGTCTAGTTCTTGCTTATTTAATCTCAAATCACGGTGAAGTAACTCAGGCTCTTGTTTTTTTGACTTCTCTTCCTTCACTATTTCAACATTACTACAAGGGCTCATGCTTGAAGAAAAGCCCTTTGAAGACTTGATCTTTATGCCTCCAGGTTTTTTTAGCACAATTCCTGGGGTAGTTACATTAGCCTCAGGCAATGAGTTTGCACTGTCTTCCATTTTCTCATTTGAGACAACCTGTTTTTCTGGACCAGCTTGCTGGCTACTTTTATCAGTATCACT comes from Solanum pennellii chromosome 1, SPENNV200 and encodes:
- the LOC107008014 gene encoding uncharacterized protein LOC107008014, with translation MSNDQLQPLISETNKHSLDQRPESPQRPSKLPKVNDDGGNDVVEGEEQKESVIRTMNPNPRLQRYLIAIEYIGTRFAGAQQQPNCRTVVGVLQEAFQKFVGQPVSVFCSSRTDAGVHALSNVCHVDVERISKRKPGDVLPPHGPLVVKRAVNHFLQKNAGDIMVIDVRCVPADFHARYKAQERTYFYRLLSGPEPVSSFERDRAWHVPENLDLLAMQKACNILIGRHDFSSFRAAACQANSPIRTLDELNVIEVVSTPFFPSISERLKSSSVMEDPTVYLGSDTNHSQISFNTNEEKLEGSNGEACQEFGLRRRHCCFVVTARARSFLYHQVRLLVGVLKSVGAGDLTDPDVKRILEAKSIAAAPPMAPACGLYLGHVKYDLPPENNQS
- the LOC107008013 gene encoding bromodomain-containing factor 1; the protein is MKRRRGSKKGKSKKLRTTGTSEGASNNGSMNSETSSGTEDIDNDGVNSGVEAETPSSTGTAQPEKPVIVYSGVPRDKPPGLAVYGRMKVKLKTKKTLDTQLNSSEVAAHSDTDKSSQQAGPEKQVVSNEKMEDSANSLPEANVTTPGIVLKKPGGIKIKSSKGFSSSMSPCSNVEIVKEEKSKKQEPELLHRDLRLNKQELDTALEVIRKIMKMDAAEPFNTPVDPIALGIPDYFDVITTPMDFGTICSNLESGGKYMNSEDVYKDVQYIWENCYKYNNKGDYVMELMKRVKKNFAKYWTAAGLYSDHLQSAESSQIKETTPSSHGKEVTKSGSLTHKHNKRLQGLKKHKEGCLCAICVMIRRRQEREEITRSLDDQGEASDDYPDGMKPEETSPVESREYTSSNVENSPETDVDTIMQEKGAERKLSENQDALCEKLGEGMRSEMGIQSKRTGVTSEHLQSGYTSLDEHKAHDQKQNGEPGRELLNDSGKENLQHGNENALTGLQRPKELQDKYKKAKMWENLRYLENTTAMDLSRVLFADDQRSVWNGPHSLVKRGGSTSTTRKSSIRSAISMLMK